A part of Desulfofundulus salinus genomic DNA contains:
- a CDS encoding type II toxin-antitoxin system VapC family toxin — protein MGYLIDTCVLIDHLTGRLSLDENARLEQAVASGSAVTSVIVYHELLYGARTKKARAAVDRLLEGWEILPVDRKVAGRAAEIRRDQAAKGRTLGMADCLIAATAELNNLKVVTANIKDFPTVEALLPGKEAIEKS, from the coding sequence ATGGGCTACCTGATCGACACCTGCGTCTTGATCGACCACCTGACCGGAAGGCTGTCCCTCGATGAGAACGCCCGGCTGGAACAGGCTGTGGCGTCCGGTTCAGCGGTCACCAGTGTGATTGTTTATCACGAGCTATTGTACGGAGCACGCACGAAAAAGGCGCGTGCCGCTGTGGACAGGCTTCTGGAAGGGTGGGAAATATTACCGGTAGACCGTAAGGTGGCCGGACGCGCCGCCGAAATCCGGCGGGATCAGGCCGCGAAGGGCAGAACCCTGGGAATGGCGGACTGCCTCATCGCGGCGACGGCCGAACTGAATAACCTGAAGGTAGTCACCGCAAATATCAAAGATTTTCCCACTGTCGAAGCCTTACTTCCCGGAAAAGAAGCTATAGAAAAGTCATAG
- a CDS encoding ABC transporter ATP-binding protein, whose amino-acid sequence MIRLEGVSKYFFAGTPNQVKALDNINLHIRPGDFVTVIGSNGAGKSTLLNVIAGVIEVDEGRIELDGKDVTDQPEYRRAGFIGYIDQNPLASTAADMTVEENLAMAFMRGKRRGLSRAVTGSRVMAFKNALSQIGMGLENRLKVPVGTLSGGQRQALALAMATVVQPKLLLLDEHTAALDPKAARLIMDITDRLIRTNKLTTLMVTHNMEQALRYGNRLIMMHRGKIILDVGPHEKQRLSVPDLVKRFTQSSGDVFDDDRVLLAQVE is encoded by the coding sequence ATGATTCGACTGGAGGGCGTAAGTAAATATTTTTTCGCCGGCACACCTAATCAGGTTAAAGCTTTGGATAACATAAATTTGCATATCCGGCCGGGTGATTTTGTTACTGTTATCGGTAGTAACGGTGCAGGCAAATCTACCCTGCTAAACGTCATTGCCGGTGTCATAGAAGTTGACGAGGGGCGGATAGAGCTGGACGGTAAGGACGTAACCGATCAACCGGAATATCGCCGGGCGGGTTTTATAGGGTACATTGACCAGAATCCCCTTGCCAGCACGGCGGCCGATATGACCGTAGAAGAAAACCTTGCTATGGCCTTTATGCGCGGTAAGCGCCGCGGGTTATCACGGGCTGTTACCGGGTCCCGTGTAATGGCCTTCAAGAATGCCTTATCACAAATCGGCATGGGCTTGGAGAACCGCCTGAAGGTTCCGGTAGGCACTCTTTCCGGCGGCCAGCGGCAGGCCCTGGCTCTCGCTATGGCAACCGTTGTACAGCCCAAGTTGTTGCTCCTGGACGAACATACCGCTGCGCTCGACCCGAAGGCCGCCCGCCTAATAATGGATATTACAGACCGGTTAATAAGAACCAATAAACTAACAACCCTGATGGTTACGCACAATATGGAGCAAGCCTTGCGTTACGGCAACCGGCTGATAATGATGCACCGCGGGAAAATTATATTAGATGTCGGGCCCCATGAAAAGCAACGTCTCTCCGTACCTGACCTGGTCAAGAGGTTCACGCAAAGCAGTGGGGATGTATTTGATGACGACCGGGTACTTCTGGCTCAGGTCGAATAA
- a CDS encoding ABC transporter permease, which produces MENVLINALEQGLIYAFMAMGVLLTFIMLGFPDLTVEGTFPLGAAVTATAVVSGISPVYAVILGSLAGGLAGAATGLMHTKLKINNILAGIITTSAIYTIMLRLMGRPNTPLLSYDNVYGQVLGWIGISQSQLTAIQNHIAIILILSVAVLVLRLIMGWFLATDLGLAIRATGNNERMIRNLGVNTDNTKLIALVISNCLVAFSGALACQVQGFADVGMGIGVLVASIASVIIGESLFGKRSVGWLLTGVILGSIFYRGVLALALHLGFPAHDFKLITAVLVLAALSIPLLKYKKRKNGVFNGSTVLRWHQAILSLFENKAGGRDVTR; this is translated from the coding sequence TTGGAAAATGTTCTGATTAATGCTCTGGAACAAGGGTTAATATACGCCTTTATGGCAATGGGAGTGCTCTTGACCTTTATAATGCTCGGGTTTCCCGACCTGACGGTCGAGGGTACTTTCCCCCTCGGGGCCGCTGTGACTGCCACGGCGGTCGTATCTGGTATTAGTCCCGTTTATGCCGTGATACTAGGCAGTTTGGCGGGCGGTTTAGCAGGAGCGGCCACCGGCTTGATGCACACCAAGTTAAAGATCAATAACATCCTGGCCGGTATTATAACCACCAGCGCCATTTATACCATTATGCTGCGGCTTATGGGGCGGCCTAACACCCCCCTTTTGTCCTATGATAACGTTTACGGGCAAGTACTGGGGTGGATCGGTATCTCCCAGAGCCAGTTAACGGCAATACAAAACCATATTGCCATCATCCTGATTTTGTCAGTTGCAGTTCTGGTTTTAAGGCTCATAATGGGATGGTTCCTTGCTACTGACCTGGGCCTGGCCATCAGGGCCACAGGAAATAACGAACGTATGATTCGCAACCTGGGCGTTAATACAGATAATACCAAGCTAATAGCCCTCGTCATATCCAATTGTTTAGTAGCGTTTTCAGGGGCTCTGGCCTGTCAGGTGCAGGGTTTTGCCGACGTGGGAATGGGTATCGGGGTTCTGGTAGCTTCCATAGCCTCGGTAATTATCGGTGAAAGCCTTTTTGGCAAGCGCAGCGTCGGGTGGCTTTTAACCGGGGTCATTTTAGGTTCCATTTTTTATCGCGGCGTTCTGGCCCTGGCCCTGCATTTAGGTTTCCCGGCACACGATTTTAAGCTTATTACTGCTGTGCTAGTGCTGGCCGCCTTAAGTATTCCTCTGCTCAAATACAAAAAGCGTAAAAACGGAGTGTTTAACGGCAGCACAGTCCTTCGCTGGCATCAGGCCATACTTAGTCTTTTTGAGAACAAAGCCGGTGGGCGGGATGTGACAAGATGA
- a CDS encoding ABC transporter substrate-binding protein, producing MFKKLMILIMCLGLFSFAAGCGQQSKSTSEEQKGQKDIPVVGILQLVSHPALNLDYQGFVDQMKEEGFIDGKTVKFDFQNAQGDLNMTKTIADKFVADKVDAILAITTPSSQAAVQATKGTGIPVVFIAVSDPVKAGLIKAVGEPTGTNITGVASNDPIVQQMDLIEEMVPDMKRLGIMYNPGEDNSVRNVNLIKEYVAGKGWEVIEGTVSSSSEVQMAAQSLVGRVDAVFMPQDNTVMSAVQSVIKVCRDNKIPFFTGDTESVKAGAVATIGNDEYDCGRQGAELMARVLRGENAGSIPPEEIRKRTLLINKKAADAIGLEIPQSLLNRADDVIK from the coding sequence ATGTTTAAGAAGTTAATGATTTTGATAATGTGTTTGGGATTATTCTCTTTCGCTGCCGGGTGCGGGCAGCAAAGTAAAAGCACATCAGAAGAGCAGAAAGGGCAGAAAGATATTCCGGTTGTAGGTATTCTACAGCTTGTATCCCACCCGGCCCTGAACCTTGATTACCAGGGTTTTGTCGACCAGATGAAAGAAGAAGGCTTTATTGACGGTAAAACCGTTAAGTTTGATTTTCAAAACGCGCAGGGCGACCTCAATATGACCAAAACGATTGCCGATAAGTTTGTCGCCGATAAGGTAGATGCTATTCTGGCCATTACTACACCCAGTTCGCAGGCTGCCGTTCAGGCTACCAAGGGTACCGGTATTCCGGTGGTCTTCATTGCCGTTTCCGATCCAGTAAAAGCGGGCTTGATTAAAGCCGTCGGGGAACCGACCGGCACCAATATTACCGGTGTAGCCAGTAACGACCCGATAGTGCAGCAGATGGACCTGATTGAGGAAATGGTACCGGATATGAAACGCCTCGGTATAATGTATAACCCCGGCGAAGACAATTCGGTTAGGAATGTAAATCTCATCAAGGAGTACGTGGCTGGCAAAGGCTGGGAAGTTATAGAGGGCACGGTCAGCAGCAGTAGCGAAGTCCAGATGGCGGCACAGTCGCTGGTAGGCCGTGTGGATGCTGTTTTTATGCCGCAGGATAACACGGTAATGTCGGCAGTGCAATCGGTGATTAAGGTATGCCGGGATAATAAGATTCCGTTCTTTACCGGCGACACCGAATCGGTAAAGGCCGGTGCCGTCGCTACCATTGGTAATGATGAATACGACTGCGGCCGCCAGGGTGCCGAACTGATGGCACGTGTCTTGCGTGGCGAAAATGCAGGTAGCATCCCGCCGGAAGAAATACGCAAGCGCACCCTGTTGATTAATAAGAAGGCGGCTGACGCTATAGGTCTTGAAATTCCGCAATCCTTGCTTAATCGCGCTGACGATGTTATTAAATAA
- a CDS encoding nucleoside recognition domain-containing protein, whose translation MDWLAFAREAGRGVFENIAIMAAIIFPLMLLMEMARDAQLLDRFSRKVSPVLKVFGMSGEASLPLLVGGVFGLAYGAGVIIESARSGRIAWRDLFLVNVFLSLCHSVIEDTALFIALGADPVVILGGRLVLAVVITYLVSRSGWLANMERGKLKVPVDG comes from the coding sequence GTGGATTGGCTGGCATTCGCCCGGGAAGCGGGAAGAGGCGTATTTGAGAACATAGCTATTATGGCTGCTATTATTTTTCCTTTAATGCTCCTGATGGAAATGGCCAGGGATGCTCAGCTTCTGGATCGGTTTTCCAGAAAGGTATCTCCCGTGTTGAAAGTTTTCGGTATGAGTGGGGAAGCCTCGCTGCCGCTTCTGGTGGGTGGCGTTTTTGGCCTTGCCTATGGTGCCGGGGTAATCATCGAGTCGGCCAGGAGCGGGAGAATTGCCTGGCGGGACCTGTTTTTAGTGAACGTTTTCCTCTCCCTGTGCCATTCCGTGATTGAGGATACGGCGCTGTTTATAGCCCTGGGGGCCGATCCAGTGGTTATTCTGGGGGGACGCTTGGTACTGGCAGTGGTTATAACTTATCTGGTAAGCCGCAGTGGCTGGCTGGCCAATATGGAACGTGGGAAATTGAAGGTACCGGTGGATGGCTAA
- a CDS encoding nucleoside recognition domain-containing protein produces the protein MITVSTVKRGLHKGFYTTWELTKVVVPVYIVVTFLKYTPAMDFIARFCEPAMKILGLPGEASIVLVLGNLLNIYAAIGAISSLHLSAKAITILATMLLISHSLLIESAVSRRTGVSPLLMGGFRLVVSLLAGAALNLLL, from the coding sequence ATGATCACCGTAAGCACGGTTAAACGGGGGTTGCACAAAGGTTTTTATACCACCTGGGAACTGACCAAAGTAGTGGTTCCGGTATACATTGTGGTGACGTTTTTGAAGTACACTCCCGCCATGGACTTTATTGCCCGGTTTTGTGAACCGGCCATGAAAATACTCGGGTTGCCGGGCGAGGCTTCTATTGTGCTGGTGTTGGGCAACCTGTTAAACATTTATGCCGCCATAGGGGCTATTTCCTCGTTACACCTTTCGGCCAAGGCCATAACCATTCTGGCCACCATGCTGCTGATCTCCCACAGCCTGCTCATTGAATCGGCAGTTTCCAGGAGGACCGGCGTGAGTCCCCTGCTCATGGGCGGGTTCAGGCTGGTCGTGTCCCTGCTGGCGGGGGCGGCTTTAAATCTTTTGTTATAA
- a CDS encoding DUF6557 family protein — MPGFSFRTNALDFCLFREWAGFLVDEGLLRRMRLPEIAACVLWEMTFYGCLGEDILTPRREVEESLREYREHPERCVPLLEAFEKEPDFTILRQVS; from the coding sequence GTGCCCGGTTTTTCCTTTAGAACAAACGCCCTGGACTTCTGCCTGTTCAGGGAATGGGCGGGCTTTCTGGTGGATGAAGGGTTACTGCGAAGGATGCGGCTCCCGGAGATCGCCGCCTGCGTACTGTGGGAGATGACCTTCTACGGGTGTTTGGGCGAAGATATCCTGACCCCCAGGCGGGAAGTCGAGGAAAGCCTGCGGGAGTACAGGGAGCACCCGGAGCGGTGCGTTCCGCTCCTGGAGGCATTCGAGAAAGAACCTGACTTCACGATCTTACGTCAAGTAAGCTAA
- a CDS encoding Hpt domain-containing protein, with protein MYSEESLPYVEAFLEETAEQLQELESKLVFLEKNPTDRTCIDDIFRIAHNLKGNAATVGFEEMASLAHRMEDLLDGMRKGKISSSGEIIDTLLNSLDALKGLADKFCGKDEGVLELSNLVNKLEYLAHGGHDAGAHAGPKEILIKLEDSCDMKAARACVVIRALEELVEIIEVKPSFDEIKEHGFEGTEIKARFFARENLDTVNEALQAIPGVKAVELSGEEKTLNIRAGARLDLRIVEERFRNADRAVVDLTDLRELSPAALSWLLRISRLAKVKLILPQQPLSKKFLELLGLGESDNCSGTISGPATAKEA; from the coding sequence ATGTATAGCGAAGAATCCCTTCCCTACGTGGAGGCCTTTCTGGAAGAAACCGCTGAACAGCTCCAGGAATTAGAAAGCAAGCTGGTGTTCCTGGAAAAGAACCCCACCGACCGCACCTGTATAGACGATATTTTCAGGATTGCCCACAACCTTAAAGGCAATGCAGCAACGGTGGGTTTTGAGGAAATGGCTTCTCTGGCCCACCGTATGGAAGACCTGCTAGACGGCATGAGGAAAGGGAAGATTTCTTCTTCCGGGGAAATTATCGACACGTTGCTAAATTCTCTTGACGCTCTAAAAGGGCTTGCCGACAAATTCTGCGGGAAGGACGAGGGCGTCCTTGAGCTGAGTAACCTGGTGAATAAACTGGAGTATCTGGCTCACGGTGGGCATGATGCTGGCGCTCATGCAGGCCCGAAAGAAATATTAATCAAACTCGAGGATAGCTGCGATATGAAGGCAGCTCGCGCTTGCGTGGTGATAAGGGCCCTGGAGGAACTGGTGGAAATTATTGAGGTTAAGCCCTCGTTTGATGAGATTAAGGAGCATGGTTTTGAAGGCACGGAAATAAAAGCGAGGTTTTTCGCCAGGGAGAATCTGGACACTGTAAACGAGGCTCTCCAGGCTATTCCTGGCGTCAAGGCGGTAGAGTTGTCTGGAGAAGAAAAAACGCTAAATATTAGGGCAGGCGCGCGCCTGGATCTGCGGATAGTGGAGGAACGCTTCAGAAATGCCGATAGGGCGGTTGTAGATTTAACCGACCTGCGGGAACTCAGCCCGGCCGCTTTGAGCTGGCTCCTCAGGATCAGTAGACTGGCCAAAGTTAAGCTTATATTGCCCCAGCAACCTCTTTCAAAGAAATTTTTGGAACTATTGGGACTTGGTGAAAGCGACAACTGCAGCGGCACCATTTCTGGGCCGGCCACGGCGAAAGAAGCGTAG
- a CDS encoding chemotaxis protein CheA: MNLEKIKGVLDKTGFLAFSLAQEPGGEALNQLLEKVKGLVEVTKECGLESWHGLAIYLLRVLNRLKAGEAAVSVQLTELLGGIFEFLLEAVENAEKEGDLQMDEEACRERIDRLNQLLSGADSVHISQKTEESLDLLAGQVEVNKCLYEVSLEVQAADESLDLLAVYGKLASCGEVLRVLVSGTEGMNTSQAKDLSSCLSLHFYLSSDFGAHALENALRTILGDSPGARLAVLPVFPGSSKSNNAEPEEKPVFLPDAQVISEEKFRREKSVSSLDDQLTKEETETLQMILAQQKERFMQPGSQEDFPRQVLSAARILAGIGTYFNRPEIRKKAEEFLDNPGSERQREFFSLLDEAEKMARSLTAKESAPIVSASGKSEGTKVPAPAAAGKSIRVDETKVDYLMALAGELVVTCNALLYVARKVEGEYGLVEVAGELKEQHAGLDRLVRELQDAVMDMRLLPASYLFRKFPRMVRDLARELGKEVELRLEGEETEIDKAVMEAVGEPMVHLVRNAIDHGLEPAEERLAQGKEATGTITLRALREGSKMLLEVEDDGRGIDVERVRQKAVSVGLVSAEEATTLTEEQLIEFLFAPGFSTMEEVTEVSGRGVGMDAVRAAVHSLGGSVKIKTTPGSGTRVRMELPLTLATSRVLLVVQDGRKYGLPIADVREMVKVRPDDLASMQGKRVAVIRGELMPVLFLGEFFGEGKKETGDEELCLVILTSGFALVVDDFLGQEDVVLKSLPAGFGSGSCFAGAAILGDGSILLVLDPHRMWGQFQQTDH, from the coding sequence ATGAATTTGGAAAAGATTAAAGGAGTTCTTGACAAAACCGGGTTTTTAGCCTTTTCCCTGGCCCAAGAGCCTGGCGGTGAGGCATTAAATCAGCTCCTGGAAAAAGTAAAAGGTTTGGTTGAAGTTACGAAAGAGTGCGGGCTGGAATCCTGGCACGGGCTGGCGATTTATTTGCTGAGGGTTCTCAACCGGTTAAAAGCGGGCGAAGCTGCCGTTTCGGTGCAATTAACCGAGCTCCTCGGCGGCATCTTTGAGTTTTTGCTGGAGGCCGTGGAGAACGCAGAAAAAGAAGGAGATCTGCAAATGGACGAGGAAGCGTGCCGGGAAAGGATTGACCGGTTGAACCAACTGCTTAGCGGTGCTGACTCAGTCCACATTTCTCAAAAAACAGAAGAAAGCCTTGATTTATTGGCCGGTCAGGTAGAAGTAAACAAGTGTCTTTATGAAGTGAGCCTGGAGGTGCAGGCTGCGGATGAATCACTCGATTTGCTGGCTGTTTACGGTAAGCTGGCCTCCTGCGGAGAGGTGCTCCGCGTTCTGGTAAGCGGAACAGAAGGCATGAACACCAGCCAGGCAAAGGATTTGTCCTCCTGCCTGTCCTTGCATTTTTACCTTAGTTCTGATTTCGGTGCCCATGCTCTGGAAAATGCTCTTCGTACAATACTGGGAGACTCACCGGGCGCCCGGTTAGCCGTTTTACCAGTATTTCCCGGAAGCAGCAAGAGTAATAATGCAGAGCCAGAAGAAAAGCCAGTTTTTCTTCCTGACGCCCAGGTGATTAGTGAAGAAAAATTTCGACGGGAAAAAAGCGTTTCTTCTTTAGATGATCAATTAACTAAAGAAGAAACAGAAACTCTACAGATGATTTTAGCGCAACAGAAAGAACGCTTCATGCAGCCGGGTAGCCAGGAAGATTTTCCGCGTCAGGTCCTCTCGGCAGCCAGAATTTTAGCGGGGATAGGTACATATTTTAACAGGCCCGAGATAAGAAAAAAAGCAGAGGAATTCCTGGATAACCCGGGTTCCGAACGGCAGAGAGAATTCTTTTCCCTCCTGGACGAAGCCGAGAAAATGGCCAGGAGTTTGACTGCAAAAGAAAGTGCTCCAATTGTTTCAGCTTCCGGGAAATCTGAAGGAACCAAAGTGCCTGCCCCTGCTGCCGCGGGCAAGAGCATCCGGGTGGATGAAACCAAGGTGGATTACCTGATGGCGCTGGCAGGCGAACTGGTGGTGACGTGCAATGCTCTGCTTTACGTAGCCAGGAAGGTGGAAGGGGAATACGGCCTGGTTGAAGTGGCCGGAGAGCTAAAAGAGCAACATGCGGGGCTGGACAGGTTGGTTCGGGAGCTGCAAGATGCCGTGATGGACATGAGGCTCCTCCCGGCCAGTTATCTCTTCCGGAAGTTTCCGCGCATGGTGCGCGATCTGGCCAGGGAGCTTGGTAAAGAGGTCGAGTTGCGTTTGGAAGGAGAGGAGACGGAAATCGATAAGGCCGTTATGGAAGCGGTCGGCGAGCCCATGGTCCACCTGGTGCGCAATGCTATAGACCACGGTCTAGAGCCTGCTGAGGAAAGGTTGGCCCAGGGAAAAGAAGCCACGGGTACAATAACTCTCCGGGCCCTCAGGGAGGGGAGCAAAATGCTGCTGGAGGTGGAGGATGATGGCCGGGGCATCGACGTAGAGCGCGTGCGGCAGAAAGCGGTCTCGGTCGGGCTCGTGTCAGCGGAGGAGGCCACAACCTTGACCGAGGAACAGCTGATCGAGTTTCTCTTTGCCCCCGGTTTCAGCACGATGGAAGAAGTGACAGAAGTTTCGGGAAGAGGGGTGGGCATGGATGCGGTCAGGGCAGCCGTGCACAGCCTGGGAGGGAGCGTAAAAATCAAAACAACTCCCGGTTCCGGCACCAGGGTGAGAATGGAGCTTCCGCTCACTTTAGCCACCTCGCGCGTCCTGCTGGTGGTGCAGGACGGCAGGAAGTACGGGTTACCAATCGCAGATGTAAGGGAAATGGTTAAAGTCCGCCCTGATGATCTGGCCAGCATGCAAGGAAAAAGGGTTGCCGTGATCCGCGGTGAGTTAATGCCCGTGCTTTTCCTGGGTGAGTTTTTCGGGGAGGGCAAAAAAGAGACCGGTGACGAAGAGCTGTGCCTGGTGATCCTGACGAGCGGCTTTGCGCTGGTCGTAGATGATTTCCTGGGTCAAGAGGATGTTGTGCTTAAGTCTCTTCCAGCAGGTTTTGGTTCCGGTTCCTGTTTTGCCGGGGCGGCCATTCTTGGGGATGGGAGTATCTTGCTGGTTCTGGACCCGCATCGTATGTGGGGGCAGTTCCAGCAGACAGATCATTAA
- a CDS encoding response regulator — MTARVLVVDDSSTVRGYYTSILSKAGFTVDQAANGYEALEKSVEFDYDLFIVDINMPKMSGYELVRQLREDERGAGVPVVIISTEAKDSDRLEGYRAGANLFLVKPVRPERLLFLTKIISGVR, encoded by the coding sequence ATGACCGCACGGGTGCTGGTGGTGGACGACTCGTCTACGGTGCGTGGTTACTACACTTCTATCTTGAGCAAAGCCGGCTTTACTGTGGACCAGGCGGCCAACGGTTACGAAGCCCTGGAAAAGTCGGTGGAGTTTGATTACGACCTTTTCATTGTGGACATAAACATGCCCAAGATGTCAGGTTACGAGCTGGTGCGGCAGCTAAGGGAGGATGAGAGAGGGGCCGGGGTGCCGGTGGTGATCATCTCGACGGAAGCAAAGGACAGCGACCGCCTGGAAGGTTACCGGGCCGGGGCCAACCTCTTCCTGGTAAAGCCGGTAAGACCGGAAAGGCTTCTTTTTCTGACCAAGATTATCTCTGGAGTGAGGTAG
- a CDS encoding CheR family methyltransferase: MTIEEFVKLRDYIYRKTGIYFEEKKLYYVEKRVKARMRAVNLDNFRTYFAWMRFDLSGCELQELLNALTVNETYFFREYQQLRCFAEEVLPEILQSKNGQHPKRVRLWSAGCSTGEEAYTLAIIMREMTKGLPVTWEIHATDLNTDVLEQAKKGLYGGRAVKDVPDVYLARYFRRVGEQFEVHPELRHQILFYRLNLLDRENMRKMADFDAIFCRNVLIYFDDASRREVALYFYDALRKGGFIFLGHSESMSRITPIFRLRKFKEAIIYQK; this comes from the coding sequence TTGACTATCGAGGAATTCGTTAAACTTCGGGATTACATCTACCGGAAGACCGGCATTTACTTTGAAGAAAAGAAGCTTTACTACGTGGAAAAGCGTGTAAAAGCGCGCATGCGCGCCGTTAATCTGGACAACTTCCGCACATATTTTGCCTGGATGCGGTTTGATCTCTCCGGATGTGAACTGCAAGAACTCCTCAACGCCCTGACCGTCAACGAGACCTACTTTTTCCGTGAGTATCAGCAATTGCGCTGCTTTGCCGAAGAAGTACTCCCCGAGATCCTGCAGAGCAAAAACGGTCAGCACCCCAAAAGGGTGCGCCTCTGGTCCGCCGGCTGCTCCACGGGGGAAGAAGCTTATACTTTAGCCATCATTATGAGGGAAATGACTAAGGGACTACCTGTCACCTGGGAAATTCACGCCACGGATTTGAATACGGACGTGCTGGAGCAAGCGAAAAAAGGCCTTTACGGCGGGCGCGCCGTCAAAGACGTTCCGGATGTCTACCTTGCCCGGTATTTCCGCCGGGTGGGGGAACAGTTCGAGGTGCATCCAGAGCTACGCCACCAGATACTCTTTTACCGGCTTAATCTTCTCGACCGGGAAAACATGCGGAAAATGGCGGACTTCGATGCCATCTTCTGCCGCAATGTCCTCATCTACTTTGACGACGCTTCCCGCAGGGAGGTGGCCCTTTACTTTTACGACGCCTTGAGGAAAGGCGGCTTCATCTTCCTCGGGCACTCGGAATCCATGAGCCGCATTACCCCTATTTTCAGGCTGAGGAAATTCAAGGAGGCAATTATATATCAGAAATGA
- a CDS encoding HEAT repeat domain-containing protein codes for MKDSQVKKLMDTLSFHPEERERYYAAFDLCGFPQDDVVEYLVKRLGEEKSRPVQEAIVTTLITIGTEAVVKGCAELLRSEDAYVRNAAVEIMRLLQRTSLGVARKLLRDPDPDVRLFAVDVLGELKVKEAVELLRRVVEEDENINVVAAAVEYVGEMGLRSEDREAVEKVRERFSDPFLEYAVEEALRKMEV; via the coding sequence TTGAAGGACAGCCAGGTCAAAAAGCTCATGGACACTTTATCCTTTCACCCGGAAGAAAGGGAAAGATACTATGCGGCCTTTGACCTTTGTGGCTTTCCCCAGGATGACGTTGTGGAGTACCTGGTAAAAAGACTGGGAGAAGAGAAAAGCCGCCCGGTACAGGAGGCCATTGTAACCACCTTGATTACCATTGGTACGGAGGCTGTAGTAAAAGGATGCGCTGAGCTCTTGCGCAGTGAAGACGCCTACGTAAGAAATGCGGCAGTAGAAATAATGCGGTTGTTGCAACGCACATCGCTGGGGGTGGCCAGGAAACTCTTGCGGGATCCTGACCCGGACGTCCGGCTGTTTGCCGTGGACGTTCTGGGGGAACTTAAGGTAAAGGAGGCGGTGGAACTTCTGCGCCGGGTTGTGGAAGAAGATGAAAATATCAACGTGGTAGCCGCTGCGGTGGAATACGTGGGCGAAATGGGCTTGCGCAGCGAGGACCGGGAAGCAGTAGAAAAAGTAAGAGAACGCTTTTCCGATCCGTTTTTGGAATACGCAGTTGAGGAAGCCTTGAGGAAAATGGAGGTATAG
- a CDS encoding protein-glutamate methylesterase/protein-glutamine glutaminase, translating into MRRILKEMLSSDPQIEVVDTARDGEEAVVKSLEQRPDVVTMDVNMPKMDGLTALQHILLKAPCAVVMVSSLTQEGALTTLEALELGAVDFVAKPDGTVSLGIRHLREEIIAKVKAAARARVRLRRPEKERILGPRLPGPRLKPDPGQHSLKVVVIGVSTGGPRTLMDILPCLPQDLPAAVLVVQHMPQNFTASFAQRLNQSCRMAVKEAADGDELAPGKVLVAKGGYHLKVEKKPGGVLVARLSRQPADVLYMPSVNVTMQSVLEKVQPRNVVGVLLTGMGDDGADMMVEIRRQGGYTIAEAKETAVVWGMPREAYLRGGAEVVAPSYLIAEQIIKGVKRD; encoded by the coding sequence ATGAGAAGAATCCTTAAGGAGATGCTTTCTTCCGATCCCCAGATAGAGGTGGTGGATACCGCCCGCGACGGCGAGGAAGCGGTAGTAAAGTCTTTGGAACAAAGGCCTGACGTTGTCACGATGGACGTAAATATGCCAAAAATGGACGGCCTCACTGCCCTCCAGCACATCCTCTTAAAGGCGCCCTGCGCGGTGGTCATGGTTTCCTCCCTCACTCAGGAAGGGGCACTCACCACACTGGAAGCTTTGGAGTTAGGCGCGGTGGATTTCGTGGCCAAGCCCGACGGGACAGTTTCTCTCGGCATAAGACACCTGAGAGAAGAAATCATCGCGAAGGTAAAAGCAGCGGCGCGGGCCAGGGTAAGGCTGCGACGACCGGAGAAGGAACGCATTTTAGGTCCGCGTCTGCCTGGCCCGCGCCTTAAGCCAGACCCCGGGCAGCATTCACTTAAAGTGGTGGTCATCGGAGTGTCGACCGGTGGCCCCCGCACCCTCATGGATATTCTGCCCTGCCTGCCGCAAGATCTTCCCGCCGCGGTGCTCGTAGTGCAGCACATGCCGCAAAACTTTACGGCGTCCTTTGCCCAGCGCCTCAACCAGAGCTGCCGGATGGCCGTCAAAGAGGCGGCCGACGGCGACGAACTGGCGCCGGGAAAGGTTTTGGTAGCTAAAGGAGGTTATCATTTAAAAGTAGAGAAAAAGCCCGGTGGCGTCCTGGTGGCCAGGCTTAGCCGGCAACCGGCCGACGTTTTATACATGCCTTCGGTTAATGTAACCATGCAATCTGTCCTGGAAAAGGTGCAGCCCCGGAATGTTGTAGGGGTGCTCCTTACCGGGATGGGCGATGACGGGGCAGACATGATGGTGGAAATAAGGAGGCAGGGCGGCTACACCATTGCTGAAGCGAAAGAAACCGCGGTAGTCTGGGGCATGCCCAGAGAAGCTTACCTCAGGGGCGGTGCCGAAGTGGTGGCTCCTTCCTATCTCATTGCCGAGCAGATCATTAAAGGAGTGAAGAGGGATTGA